A window of Patescibacteria group bacterium genomic DNA:
ATCGTGTCAGGTTTCATGGCAGTTTGAGGTTTTATGGCAGTTTGAGATTTCATAGAAATTCTTGGGGGTGATATTTGAAGTAATACGAATGTTATTGTTCTGTTTCTTCCTTTGGTGTATTCGAACTTTCGGTGGTTGTATCTACTCCCTGCGCGCTCGTTCCTGTGCCAAGTGAAATTGGAGCTACTTCAAGAATTTTGTTATTCACCGGGTCATAAAGATACGCCTTTCTCGCATTTTGATAGAGGAGCACCTTGTCGCCGACTTTCGCTTTCGCAAAGAACGGCTGATCTTTCAACTTTTCCGGATCGCTCACGGTCGCGATTGTCGGAACCTCTCCTTCAGGGAGAATAATGAGTTTCCCGGCACGGGAAACGATATCCTCCACTTCTTTTTGAGCTGCGGCATCAGGGTTTGCTTGGTCTTCCTTAATAGCAGACGCTTTTTGATAAAAATAAAACGCGGCGGCGCTCATGCCAATAAGTAACAGTACTAATATTGCGGAAGTAAATTTTTTCATTTGTGTTCAAATATAATTATGTAATATATTATACATTGTGCCTGACTATTGACGCAAGTGTTTTTTGGGACGGGGCTCTGTCAGTAACAATTAACGTAGTCAATGTCGCGAAACAAAGGGTTTAATACACTTTATTTTTTCTCGTCTTTAATATCTTTGACTCCCACGCTCACTTCCGGCACATCATCGNNNNNNNNNNNNNNNNNNNNNNNNNNNNNNNNNNNNNNNNNNNNNNNNNNNNNNNNNNNNNNNNNNNNNNNNNNNNNNNNNNNNNNNNNNNNNNNNNNNNTTTTTTCTCGTCTTTAATATCTTTGACTCCCACGCTCACTTCCGGCACATCATCGCCGCGCTTTGAGGCGGAAAGGATCTCCTTCACTTTATTCACCACCTCCTTGGGGTCATATTGACTCTTCACCAGGTAGAGCACCGCGCCCAAACTAAGGGCTTTTTCGGCATCGCTTTCGCCTGCCAAATTGGTAAGCATTACCACCGGCACATTTTTCAATTTTTCATTCTGCTTCACCTGTCTTAATACGTCAAACCCGTTTTTCTTGGGCATCATGACATCAAGGAGTATGAGGGTCGGAGCCGTTTCCATTTTTTCCAATTTTGAGATCGCCTCTTCGCCGTCAAAAGCCATTTCCAGCGTATATCCGCTCGCGCGAAAAATGCGTTCGTACATACGGCTCATTAAAGGATCGTCTTCGGCCATGAATATGGTTATCATACTTTTTTTATGTTACTCTCGTTTGCTTTGATAATTTCTTCTATTTTCCGAACTATTTCCCTTGAATCCTGATCCATTTTAATGAGAAAAAAACTCGCTCCCAGTTTCAAAAATTCTTCGGCATCTTCTTTCTTGATAGAATTGGTAAGTATGACTACCGGTATGTTCTTTAACCTTTCGGTGGAGCGAATTTCCTGGAGAACCTCAAGGCCGTTCATTTTCGGCATTATTGCATCCAAGGCGACAATGTCAGGCAATGGATTCATCGTCTCCAAACGCAGAAGTGCCTCGGTCCCGTCATATGCTATTTCAGTCTCATGATTTGCAAAACGAAACGCGCGCTCGTACATGCGAGTTATGAAAATGTCGTCGTCAACAATAAAAATCTTGCTCATAAAAGTGAATCAAGCGCGGCCGAGCGCGCGAAGAGCAACTGCTACTATCTTATCATACCACAATCGGTATGGTAAGTCGGAAGGTACTGCCAACGCCCGGAGCACTTTTGGTAAGGCCGATAGTGCCGCCCATCGCCTCCACCACGAGCTTTGAAATATAAAGGCCGAGCCCGGTTGACTTGGTAACGTCACGAGAAAGCATCTCTTCACCCGCCTGCTGGAATTTGCGGAAAAGAAGCGACTGATTCTCGGGAGAAATCCCTTTGCCGGTATCTTCCACACAAACAGCTACATATCCGTCCATCTTTTCAATCGTCACCGTCACCGTACCTTTCTCGGTATATTTGACCGCATTGTCAATAAGGTTCCCAATGGCTTGCTTGATGCGAACTTGGTCGGTAGAGACGAGGGGAAGCACTTCTTTGGGTTCAATAAATATAAGTGATAGGTTTTTTGCTTTGGCCAACGGCTCAATTTCTTTACAGGTTTCTCTAATGATCGGGAGGAGGTCAGCGGACTCCTTTTTGAAGAGGGCTTTGCCTTGCTCAAGCCGCGAAGTATCAAGGAAGTCATTGACAATGCCGATAAGCCGAACGCTTGCCTCGTGAATATCTGCAATCATTTCACTCATATCTTTGTCCACGATTTTGTCCTTGTAGAGGTCCTGGATCATTTCGCTATTCCCGCGAATGGCGGTGAGAGGAGTCCTTAGCTCGTGGGAGGCAACGGCGAAAAACTCTTCTCTGCTTCGCTCTATCACCTTTGCCTCGGTGATGTCTTCCAATAGAAACACATAACCGATAGTTTCATTAGTTCCTTGCGTAAGAACCGGGGCGACAATCCCGCGGAGGAATTTGGTACCAAAGACAATTTCTTTTATTTCACACACGGTGCTCTCCTTGAGGCATTTTTCCACTTCGCTCTTCACATTAAAATGTCCCCCCAAAAGTTCCGAGACACGGTCAATGGAGATTTCATCACTATCCTTCAAATTGAATAATGCTGTCATTGCATTGTTCTTGAGAAGCACACGGTGTGCCATATCCGCGATAATGAAACTGAAGGAGAGACTATTGATGGCCGCGAGGAGACGGGCCTGTTCTTCCGTAAGCTCCTTCGTTCGCAGAACCACTTTTCGCTCAACGCTTTCCTTTTCTTCCGTCAGTTTTCCCTCAAGTATCCTGGCGTCATCAAGCAAATTTATCATCGCTTTCTTTGCCTCCTCCATATCGGTTGTGCTTTCTTTCAAACCTTGAGCGGTTTTCTCTAAATTGGAGCTGGTCTGTTTTAAATCATCTTCGCGCTTTTTAATTGCTTGGCGCATCGTATTTAAATTTTTCGCAAGCTCTCCGATTTCATCTGTTGAGCTCACGTCAACTTGGCTCTCCAAATCACCTTGGTTGATTTTCTCGGCAAAGTGGAATAATTTTTCCAAGGAATTTATTGTTTCACGAGTTGAAACTAATGCGGCAAAAATGACGATCGCAATGAGCAGTAAAATGGCAACCACGATGAAATCCTTGAGTGTTTCCGCCGGCTTGATTACTTCCGACTCGCTTATTTCCGCAACCAATGTCCATCGAAAAGGAAAATCCGTAAAACAAATACTTGCCCCATATACCTTTTCGCCGCGCCAGTCGGTCCATATACCATTCCAATTTTGGTTCTTTCTGCAATTCCTGACTGGTTCGGTGTCCACTACCTGCGACAGGATTGCGTCTTTCCCCAAAAAACGAGATTTGCTTATGAGCAAATTATTTGAGTTAACCAAATATATATCCAGCGTCTCCTTTTGTTCTACTCCCTGATTTAAGATGTCCGATACATTGTCCATCTTAAAGTAGGCCACAAGGACGCCAGTGTTTTGTTTGCCATCAAGACTCTCTATCGGAGACACGGCCGCAATGAGAGGTTCTGTTGTCTCAAAATGGGAACTTCTGCCATAGTCCAAGGTCAGCGTCTCGCTGTTGGCCAGTTTCATGCCATCTACAAAATATTCGTCTTTGCTTTCATCCTTTCCAATCTCGGTTTTATGCGTTGAAGCCATCACGAAGCCGTCAGCATTGATGACGTTTATGCCGATCAAGTGTTTATCGAGGGACAGCTTGTTCTTGATTAAATACTGACTGAGCAGATCCGAGTTGGCTTCTTGTGCGAGGCGCCGGATAGTTTCATCAGAGGAAAAGTAGGCGACTGTTCTTTCCGTTTGATGGATAAGACTGTCCACAAGACCATCATTAGCCTTGACCAGAAGCTCAATATCACCAATGGCTTGCTGACGCAGAGCTTTTTCCACAGTATAATAACCGTAGACTCCGACTAGAAACAGTGGAATGGTGACGATGGTCAAAATTAAAACCGTGAGCTTAAAGTTCACTCTGCGATAAAAAGGAATTTGCATCAGAGAATCACCTTTTTTCTTTTCTCTTTTATACCGTAAGAAACCTACGAGCATCAAGATACTCCCCAATAGGATAATGGTGTGATTAGACCACCATAACAGATTCCACTCTTCATAAAAAAAGGGGGTGATCGCGCTTCCTGCCAATACAAAAAATCCAGTGGCTATATAAAGATTAAGGTGCTCACGGGATTTATTAAACCGCCGAAAGAAAAAAATGGATATCAAAAAAAATGAAACGCCGGAGAGTCCGGCGGCGTACTCTACCCACCAATACAGCATCTCCTGTAATTTTTGCCCGAGTATAAAAGAAGCAATGAGCAACAAGTTCGCGACTATCCACCACGAAATTATTCGATTGCGAAAGCGATACAGATATTCCCCTCCCCTTGTTCCGAGTAATGCCCCGATGAAAAGCGTGATGCTTCCCAAAAACAAACCGTAGTGTTCAAAGATATCAAATAATGATTCGTTAAATATAATGAAATCCGGGACCACTAGAGCGTGAAGAAAAAAGTAAACAGAAAAAATGGAGTTAGCAAAAACCAAATAGAGCCACGGCGCGTCTTTGGTTTCGGTATACTTGCGCAAGGCCAAGTAAACCACGGCTACCTGCGCGCTAAAAATGCCGGTCATCAAAAGGGAGTGAACGATATGTGAATGAAATTCAAACATTGTTTGTAATCAATTCCCCCTTGCGGCGGAAACCATGGGGAACCGAGTTATGCCACACATTCAATTTCTCAAGGTAAATTCTCGGAATGGAATTTATATTTCACCGAGAAGCCGGCGTGTGAGAAAATAAAGCGGGAAGGCAAGAAGGAGAAGAAGTATTGTAACCGTAATCAAAGTAAGGCGATTAGTGGCATTGGCGATCTCCAGTATATCCGCTTGCGGTTTCGCCGCCGAAAACATCCCCACTATTTTCCCATCGCCGTTCCCGATCGGAATATAACTTGCCAAAAACGGCATACCTTTAATAGTAACGCGCGCCGTTACGTTTTCTCCGCGCGAAAGCACGCTCTCTTTTATTGAACTCTCTAAAAGCACCTCCCCCGTGAGACGCTCTCTGCCGTCCTCCCCCAAAGCGGTCGTGGCAATAGCTACATCACCCTGATAGAGGGTCGTGTCCAGTCCTGTTATCTTTTTTATTCTATCCACTAAAGTGCTATCAAGCGGGAAGCCGGCCACAATCGCGCCGATTATTTTTCCGTTTTTATAAACGGGCGCGCTTGCTCGTATGGAAAATTTTTCGGCGGGAGAAAATTCTATGGTAGCGAATGTGTTTCCCACAAGCGCTTCTTCAACCGCCCGTTCGTTTGCGACAGAGTCTCCGCGCTCACCGGGCGAATGTGCGCGCGAGATCACCGTGCCGCTTGAATCAGTTAACAAGATAAAGCCCAGGCGCTCCTTTTCCAGATATTCGGAAAGAGCGCTTTCCGTGAGAGAAAGATCGCCCCGTGCAAACGCGCTCCCTAATTCCATGTCGGCGGCAGCAAGTTTCGCCTTGGCAGA
This region includes:
- a CDS encoding response regulator, with product MITIFMAEDDPLMSRMYERIFRASGYTLEMAFDGEEAISKLEKMETAPTLILLDVMMPKKNGFDVLRQVKQNEKLKNVPVVMLTNLAGESDAEKALSLGAVLYLVKSQYDPKEVVNKVKEILSASKRGDDVPEVSVGVKDIKDEKK
- a CDS encoding response regulator; the protein is MSKIFIVDDDIFITRMYERAFRFANHETEIAYDGTEALLRLETMNPLPDIVALDAIMPKMNGLEVLQEIRSTERLKNIPVVILTNSIKKEDAEEFLKLGASFFLIKMDQDSREIVRKIEEIIKANESNIKKV
- a CDS encoding ATP-binding protein, whose amino-acid sequence is MFEFHSHIVHSLLMTGIFSAQVAVVYLALRKYTETKDAPWLYLVFANSIFSVYFFLHALVVPDFIIFNESLFDIFEHYGLFLGSITLFIGALLGTRGGEYLYRFRNRIISWWIVANLLLIASFILGQKLQEMLYWWVEYAAGLSGVSFFLISIFFFRRFNKSREHLNLYIATGFFVLAGSAITPFFYEEWNLLWWSNHTIILLGSILMLVGFLRYKREKKKGDSLMQIPFYRRVNFKLTVLILTIVTIPLFLVGVYGYYTVEKALRQQAIGDIELLVKANDGLVDSLIHQTERTVAYFSSDETIRRLAQEANSDLLSQYLIKNKLSLDKHLIGINVINADGFVMASTHKTEIGKDESKDEYFVDGMKLANSETLTLDYGRSSHFETTEPLIAAVSPIESLDGKQNTGVLVAYFKMDNVSDILNQGVEQKETLDIYLVNSNNLLISKSRFLGKDAILSQVVDTEPVRNCRKNQNWNGIWTDWRGEKVYGASICFTDFPFRWTLVAEISESEVIKPAETLKDFIVVAILLLIAIVIFAALVSTRETINSLEKLFHFAEKINQGDLESQVDVSSTDEIGELAKNLNTMRQAIKKREDDLKQTSSNLEKTAQGLKESTTDMEEAKKAMINLLDDARILEGKLTEEKESVERKVVLRTKELTEEQARLLAAINSLSFSFIIADMAHRVLLKNNAMTALFNLKDSDEISIDRVSELLGGHFNVKSEVEKCLKESTVCEIKEIVFGTKFLRGIVAPVLTQGTNETIGYVFLLEDITEAKVIERSREEFFAVASHELRTPLTAIRGNSEMIQDLYKDKIVDKDMSEMIADIHEASVRLIGIVNDFLDTSRLEQGKALFKKESADLLPIIRETCKEIEPLAKAKNLSLIFIEPKEVLPLVSTDQVRIKQAIGNLIDNAVKYTEKGTVTVTIEKMDGYVAVCVEDTGKGISPENQSLLFRKFQQAGEEMLSRDVTKSTGLGLYISKLVVEAMGGTIGLTKSAPGVGSTFRLTIPIVV